From Sus scrofa isolate TJ Tabasco breed Duroc chromosome 18, Sscrofa11.1, whole genome shotgun sequence, a single genomic window includes:
- the KLRG2 gene encoding killer cell lectin-like receptor subfamily G member 2, whose protein sequence is MEGSGEGSGGDQTRTQFPMEPLESQVPKLEPKQVLAEERQPESPGSSPSLASAVKEAAGASQDLSSGKKLPSPRPAPLKLLPLSLGYGAFRRQASSGSEPPSPGPAATEQSRDGETPGAELAPRATPGEPAPGSWAPMELQVDVRVKPVGAAGGSRAPSPAPSTRFLTVPVPESPAFSRHASPAQLLLRQTPSPGSTWGRGVPLAVGRAERGLDGEGWASHPEGRAESPGSPTCRCRCKEDAVLLPRAEVDGDKKLSRVIKLIGLPMYMKSLRWALAVMALLLALSAVAIVALASKAGARCRPCPPGWVWSDDHCYYFSAELQAWEASRAFCSAHHATLPLLNHTQGFLSRYPVTKYSWVGARRGPRGWHWIDGTPLLPQLLPEENQDEPDLDCGGLEGGKLVASGCDSPRPWVCAKGTK, encoded by the exons ATGGAGGGCTCCGGGGAGGGGTCGGGGGGAGACCAAACCCGGACTCAGTTCCCAATGGAGCCCTTGGAAAGCCAGGTCCCGAAGCTGGAGCCGAAGCAGGTTCTCGCGGAGGAAAGACAGCCTGAGAGTCCTGGGAGCAGCCCGAGTCTGGCTTCCGCCGTGAAGGAAGCGGCGGGCGCGAGCCAGGACCTGTCTAGCGGGAAGAAGCTGCCCTCGCCTCGCCCGGCGCCCCTGAAGTTGCTGCCACTCAGCCTGGGCTACGGCGCCTTCCGCCGCCAAGCGTCGTCCGGCTCGGAGCCGCCGTCGCCCGGCCCCGCTGCGACCGAACAGTCCCGGGACGGCGAGACACCGGGGGCCGAACTGGCGCCTAGGGCCACGCCGGGTGAGCCGGCTCCAGGCTCCTGGGCCCCCATGGAACTGCAGGTGGACGTGCGCGTGAAGCCCGTGGGCGCGGCTGGCGGCAGCCGCGCGCCCTCGCCAGCGCCCTCCACGCGCTTCCTCACCGTCCCTGTGCCGGAGTCCCCCGCCTTCTCCCGCCACGCCTCCCCAGCGCAACTGCTCCTGCGGCAGACCCCGTCCCCGGGCAGCACGTGGGGCCGTGGCGTGCCGCTGGCCGTAGGCCGGGCGGAGCGCGGTCTTGACGGAGAAGGCTGGGCCAGCCACCCCGAAGGGCGTGCGGAGTCCCCAGGCTCCCCGACCTGCCGCTGCCGCTGCAAGGAGGATGCCGTGCTGCTGCCTCGCGCCGAGGTGGACGGCGATAAGAAGCTGTCCCGGGTCATAAAGCTCATAG GGCTGCCCATGTACATGAAGTCGCTGCGATGGGCCCTGGCAGTCATGGCCCTGCTCCTGGCATTGTCCGCGGTGGCCATTGTGGCCCTGGCTTCCAAAGCAG GAGCCAGATGccggccctgccctccaggctggGTGTGGTCCGATGACCACTGCTACTACTTCTCTGCCGAATTGCAGGCCTGGGAGGCCAGCCGGGCCTTCTGCTCAGCCCACCATGCCACTCTTCCCCTGCTGAACCATACCCAG GGCTTCCTGAGCAGATACCCAGTCACCAAGTACTCCTGGGTAGGGGCCCGGCGAGGGCCCCGGGGCTGGCACTGGATCGATGGGACCCCCCTGCTGCCCCAGCT GCTCCCGGAGGAAAACCAGGATGAGCCGGATCTTGACTGCGGGGGCCTGGAGGGAGGCAAGCTGGTGGCTTCAGGCTGTGactcccccaggccctgggtcTGTGCCAAGGGGACCAAGTGA